A genomic region of Streptomyces sp. NBC_00247 contains the following coding sequences:
- a CDS encoding DMT family transporter produces the protein MAWLLVVVAGLLETGFAVCLKLSHGFTRLWPTIAFAAFALGSFGLLTLSLRKLDVGPAYAVWTGIGAAGTAIYGMVFFDDVVNALKLVSISLVIIGVIGLQLSGSSH, from the coding sequence ATGGCGTGGCTGCTGGTCGTGGTCGCGGGGCTGCTGGAGACGGGCTTCGCCGTGTGTCTGAAGCTGTCGCACGGTTTCACCCGGCTCTGGCCGACGATCGCGTTCGCGGCGTTCGCCCTCGGGAGTTTCGGCCTGCTGACCCTCTCGCTGCGGAAGCTCGACGTGGGCCCCGCGTACGCGGTGTGGACCGGCATCGGGGCGGCCGGCACGGCGATCTACGGCATGGTCTTCTTCGATGACGTGGTGAACGCGCTGAAGCTCGTCTCGATCTCGCTGGTGATCATCGGCGTGATCGGCCTCCAGCTCTCCGGCTCCTCGCACTGA
- the hisN gene encoding histidinol-phosphatase: MSDYHDDLRLAHVLADAADAATMDRFKALDLKVETKPDMTPVSEADKAAEELIRGHLHRARPRDAVLGEEYGLEGTGPRRWVIDPIDGTKNYVRGVPVWATLISLMEAGENGFQPVVGVVSAPALSRRWWAAKGSGAYSGRSLTSATRLEVSKVGQISDASFAYSSLTGWEEQGRLDGFLDLSRACWRTRGYGDFWSYMMVAEGAVDMCAEPELSLWDMAATAIVVQEAGGSFTGLDGVPGPGGGNAAASNGLLHDELLGYLNQRY; encoded by the coding sequence ATGTCCGACTACCACGATGATCTGCGTCTCGCCCACGTACTGGCGGACGCCGCCGACGCGGCGACGATGGACCGGTTCAAGGCCCTCGACCTCAAGGTGGAGACCAAACCGGACATGACTCCGGTGAGCGAGGCCGACAAAGCCGCCGAGGAGCTGATCCGGGGCCACCTGCACCGGGCCCGCCCGCGCGACGCGGTCCTGGGCGAGGAGTACGGACTGGAGGGCACCGGCCCTCGCCGCTGGGTGATCGACCCGATCGACGGTACGAAGAACTACGTGCGCGGGGTGCCGGTCTGGGCGACCCTGATCTCGCTCATGGAGGCGGGCGAGAACGGTTTCCAGCCGGTGGTCGGCGTGGTGTCCGCTCCGGCGCTGAGCCGGCGCTGGTGGGCGGCGAAGGGCTCCGGCGCGTACTCGGGGCGCAGCCTCACCTCCGCGACCCGGCTCGAAGTCTCGAAGGTCGGGCAGATCTCGGACGCCTCCTTCGCGTACTCCTCGCTGACCGGGTGGGAGGAGCAGGGGCGGCTGGACGGTTTCCTCGACCTGTCCCGGGCCTGCTGGCGGACGCGGGGCTACGGCGACTTCTGGTCGTACATGATGGTCGCCGAGGGGGCCGTGGACATGTGTGCGGAGCCCGAGCTCTCGCTCTGGGACATGGCGGCCACCGCGATCGTGGTGCAGGAGGCCGGTGGCAGCTTCACCGGCCTGGACGGCGTCCCCGGCCCGGGCGGCGGCAACGCGGCGGCGTCGAACGGCCTGCTCCACGACGAACTGCTGGGCTATCTCAACCAGCGCTACTGA
- a CDS encoding CBS domain-containing protein, producing the protein MLVRDAMTTVVLTIGPTHTLRQAAALMSARRVGAAVVHDPDTCGFGIITERDILDAVGLGQDPDRESVSGHTTTDVVFAAPTWTLEEAAEAMTHGGFRHLIVLNDDGPVGLVSVRDIIRCWAPVRRRHTVELAG; encoded by the coding sequence ATGCTGGTCCGAGACGCCATGACCACCGTGGTGCTCACCATCGGCCCCACCCACACACTCCGTCAGGCGGCCGCACTGATGTCGGCCCGCCGCGTCGGAGCCGCCGTCGTCCATGATCCGGACACCTGCGGATTCGGCATCATCACCGAACGCGACATCCTGGACGCGGTCGGGCTCGGCCAGGACCCGGACCGCGAGTCCGTGTCCGGCCACACCACCACGGACGTGGTCTTCGCAGCCCCCACCTGGACCCTGGAAGAGGCCGCCGAGGCCATGACGCACGGCGGGTTCCGGCACCTGATCGTGCTGAACGACGACGGCCCGGTGGGCCTGGTGTCGGTCCGCGACATCATCCGCTGCTGGGCTCCGGTGCGCCGCCGTCACACGGTCGAACTGGCTGGCTGA
- a CDS encoding catalase: MTQEAHVTQGPLTTEAGAPVADNQNSETAGVGGPVLVQDQALLEKLAHFNRERIPERVVHARGAGAYGTFTLTRDVSQWTRAAFLSEVGKQTETFLRFSTVAGNLGSADAVRDPRGFALKFYTEEGNYDLVGNNTPVFFIRDAVKFPDFIHTQKRDPYTGSQEADNVWDFWGLSPESTHQVTWLFGDRGIPATLRHMNGYGSHTYQWNNEAGEVFWVKYHFKTDQGIKNLTTDEANRLSGVDPDSHQRDLRESIERGDFPSWTVQVQIMPAADAATYRFNPFDLTKVWPHEDYPPVEIGKLELNRNPENIFAEVEQSIFSPAHFVPGIGPSPDKMLQGRLFAYGDAHRYRVGINADHLPVNRPHATEARTNSRDGHLYDGRHADSKNYEPNSFGGPAQTGRPLWRPSPVDGATGNHVTPLHAEDDDFVQAGNLYRLLSEDEQGRLIENLAQFIAKVSRDDIAERAVDNFRRADGDFGKRLEDAVQALRA, translated from the coding sequence ATCACGCAGGAGGCGCACGTGACGCAGGGACCGCTCACCACGGAGGCCGGAGCGCCGGTCGCCGACAACCAGAACAGCGAGACGGCGGGCGTCGGCGGTCCGGTGCTCGTGCAGGACCAGGCGCTGCTGGAGAAGCTCGCCCACTTCAACCGGGAGCGCATACCGGAGCGCGTGGTGCACGCCCGCGGCGCCGGCGCGTACGGCACCTTCACGCTGACCCGCGACGTCTCGCAGTGGACGCGCGCCGCGTTCCTCTCCGAGGTCGGCAAGCAGACGGAGACCTTCCTCCGCTTCTCCACCGTCGCCGGAAACCTCGGATCCGCCGACGCCGTGCGCGATCCCCGCGGCTTCGCGCTGAAGTTCTACACCGAAGAGGGCAACTACGACCTCGTCGGCAACAACACCCCGGTGTTCTTCATCAGGGACGCCGTCAAATTCCCCGACTTCATCCACACCCAGAAGCGCGACCCGTACACCGGCTCGCAGGAGGCGGACAACGTCTGGGACTTCTGGGGCCTGTCACCCGAGTCGACCCACCAGGTCACCTGGCTCTTCGGCGACCGCGGCATCCCGGCCACGCTGCGCCACATGAACGGGTACGGCTCGCACACGTACCAGTGGAACAACGAGGCCGGCGAGGTCTTCTGGGTCAAGTACCACTTCAAGACCGACCAGGGCATCAAGAACCTCACCACCGACGAGGCCAACCGCCTCTCCGGCGTCGACCCCGACAGCCACCAGCGCGACCTGCGCGAGTCCATCGAGCGCGGTGACTTCCCGTCCTGGACCGTGCAGGTGCAGATCATGCCCGCGGCGGACGCGGCGACCTACCGTTTCAACCCGTTCGACCTCACCAAGGTGTGGCCGCACGAGGACTACCCGCCGGTCGAGATCGGGAAGCTGGAGCTCAACCGCAACCCGGAGAACATCTTCGCCGAGGTCGAGCAGTCCATCTTCAGTCCCGCGCACTTCGTGCCCGGCATCGGCCCGTCCCCGGACAAGATGCTCCAGGGCCGCCTCTTCGCGTACGGCGACGCCCACCGCTACCGCGTCGGCATCAACGCCGACCACCTGCCGGTGAACCGCCCGCACGCCACCGAGGCGCGGACCAACAGCCGCGACGGACACCTCTACGACGGCCGTCACGCCGACTCGAAGAACTACGAGCCGAACAGCTTCGGTGGTCCCGCCCAGACCGGCCGGCCGCTCTGGCGACCGAGCCCGGTCGACGGTGCCACCGGCAACCACGTGACGCCCCTGCACGCCGAGGACGACGACTTCGTGCAGGCGGGCAACCTCTACCGGCTGCTCTCCGAGGACGAGCAGGGGCGCCTGATCGAGAACCTCGCCCAGTTCATCGCCAAGGTCTCTCGTGACGACATCGCCGAGCGCGCGGTGGACAACTTCCGCCGGGCCGACGGCGACTTCGGCAAGCGGCTGGAGGACGCGGTCCAGGCCCTGCGCGCCTGA
- a CDS encoding Fur family transcriptional regulator: MSDLLERLRGRGWRMTAQRRVVAEVLDGEHVHLTADEVHARAVDRLPEISRATVYNTLGEMVSLGEVLEVSTDRRAKRYDPNARRPHHHLVCANCGAIRDVHPTGNPLADLPDEERFGFTVSGVEVTYRGLCPNCATTTA; encoded by the coding sequence ATGAGTGACCTGTTGGAACGACTCCGTGGACGTGGCTGGCGCATGACGGCGCAGCGCCGCGTGGTCGCCGAGGTCCTCGACGGCGAACACGTGCACCTGACGGCCGACGAGGTGCACGCGAGGGCCGTGGACAGACTGCCCGAGATCTCGCGGGCCACGGTCTACAACACCCTGGGCGAGATGGTGTCGCTGGGCGAGGTGCTGGAGGTCTCCACGGACCGCCGCGCCAAGCGGTACGACCCGAACGCCCGCCGCCCGCACCACCACCTGGTCTGCGCGAACTGCGGAGCCATCCGGGACGTCCACCCCACCGGCAATCCACTGGCGGACCTGCCCGACGAGGAGCGCTTCGGCTTCACGGTGTCGGGCGTCGAGGTGACCTACCGCGGCCTCTGCCCGAACTGCGCGACGACCACCGCCTGA
- a CDS encoding tetratricopeptide repeat protein — translation MVFMGDRATLLETGRFVQRRTRGPERAPAAASSAVTDGAAGAAEQAVTSDHFTTGATETTGGTVTPGNPEDTDTAARSSYTAGVSDAGDVADAIGAPGSAETTEEEERHRRAADAGDTAAMSVVGALLLRRGELDAAEPYLRGATADGDRAAANNLGVLLHQRGYPDEAAGWWRIAAVAGSASAAHALGRHLRERGDEPGAEYWLRQSAEQGHALGAYALADLLEHRSDVGAERWLRAAAEQGHREAAYRLARTIERNAVEDPHQAFGLGRLPVEAVEPAPGPARAIGDGPVAGPAEGRVGEAEQWYRQAAARGHRRAALHLGAILERRGELKEAGRWYLTSARAGEARAACALAFLLRDVGDVESAAVWWLRAAQEGDGNAANALGALHADRGEPQTAERWYRAALDAGDVNGAYNLGLLCAAQDRTPQAEQWYRRAAYAGHREASNALAVLLLQAGDATGAEPWFSKAAEAGSVDAAFNLGILHAGRDEELAALGWYKRAASAGHTDAALQVAMALLRQGEDQEAERHLRTAAGGGSAEAAFRLAGVLDARRPPRATPVLGEPMPEKTECEEWYERAAEQGHRRAQVRVGMLCSARGDVESAARWYREAAEAGSRNGAFNLGLLLAREGSEREAALWWSRAANDGHGRAALRLALLAARRGELTEGQRWCARAVELGPAEVAERAARLQEALHQELTA, via the coding sequence ATGGTATTTATGGGGGACAGGGCAACTCTGTTGGAGACAGGGCGGTTTGTGCAACGGCGGACACGGGGCCCGGAGCGGGCGCCGGCCGCGGCGTCGTCCGCGGTGACCGACGGGGCGGCGGGGGCCGCCGAGCAGGCCGTGACCAGCGACCACTTCACCACCGGGGCCACCGAGACGACGGGGGGCACGGTCACGCCAGGCAACCCAGAAGACACGGACACCGCCGCCCGGTCCTCGTACACGGCCGGGGTGAGCGACGCCGGAGACGTCGCCGACGCGATCGGCGCCCCGGGGAGCGCCGAGACCACCGAGGAAGAGGAGCGCCACCGGCGTGCCGCCGACGCGGGCGACACCGCCGCGATGAGCGTCGTCGGCGCGCTGCTGCTGCGCCGGGGCGAACTCGACGCCGCCGAACCCTATCTGCGCGGGGCCACCGCCGACGGCGACCGGGCCGCCGCGAACAACCTCGGCGTCCTGCTGCACCAGCGCGGATACCCGGACGAGGCGGCCGGGTGGTGGCGCATCGCGGCAGTCGCGGGCTCCGCCTCCGCCGCGCACGCGCTCGGCCGGCACCTGCGCGAGCGGGGCGACGAGCCGGGCGCCGAGTACTGGCTGCGCCAGTCCGCCGAACAGGGCCACGCGCTGGGCGCCTACGCCCTCGCGGACCTGCTGGAACACCGCAGCGACGTCGGCGCCGAGCGCTGGCTGCGTGCTGCCGCCGAGCAGGGCCACCGGGAGGCCGCGTACCGCCTGGCCAGGACCATCGAGCGCAACGCCGTCGAGGACCCGCACCAGGCCTTCGGGCTCGGGCGGCTGCCCGTCGAGGCCGTGGAGCCCGCTCCCGGCCCCGCCCGTGCCATCGGCGACGGCCCGGTCGCGGGCCCCGCCGAGGGGCGCGTCGGCGAGGCCGAGCAGTGGTACCGGCAGGCGGCGGCCCGGGGCCACCGCCGCGCCGCGCTGCACCTCGGCGCCATCCTGGAGCGGCGTGGCGAGCTCAAGGAGGCCGGGCGCTGGTACCTCACCTCCGCGCGGGCGGGCGAGGCGCGCGCGGCCTGCGCCCTGGCCTTCCTGCTGCGGGACGTCGGCGACGTGGAGAGTGCCGCCGTGTGGTGGCTCCGCGCCGCCCAGGAGGGCGACGGCAACGCCGCCAACGCGCTCGGCGCCCTGCACGCCGACCGGGGCGAGCCGCAGACCGCCGAGCGGTGGTACCGGGCCGCTTTGGACGCGGGCGACGTGAACGGCGCGTACAACCTCGGGCTGCTCTGCGCCGCCCAGGACCGCACCCCGCAGGCCGAGCAGTGGTACCGCCGGGCCGCCTACGCGGGCCACCGCGAGGCTTCCAACGCGCTCGCCGTGCTGCTCCTGCAGGCGGGCGACGCGACGGGTGCCGAACCCTGGTTCTCCAAGGCGGCCGAGGCGGGCAGCGTGGACGCCGCCTTCAACCTCGGCATCCTGCACGCCGGCCGGGACGAGGAACTCGCGGCGCTGGGCTGGTACAAGCGCGCCGCATCCGCCGGACACACCGACGCGGCGCTCCAGGTCGCCATGGCGCTGCTGCGCCAGGGCGAGGACCAGGAGGCCGAACGCCACCTGCGTACCGCCGCGGGCGGGGGCAGCGCCGAAGCCGCCTTCCGGCTGGCCGGGGTGCTCGACGCGCGCCGCCCGCCGCGCGCGACGCCGGTCCTCGGCGAGCCGATGCCGGAGAAGACGGAGTGCGAAGAGTGGTACGAGCGCGCCGCCGAGCAGGGGCACCGCCGCGCCCAGGTCAGGGTCGGCATGCTCTGCTCCGCGCGCGGGGACGTGGAGAGCGCCGCGCGCTGGTACCGCGAGGCCGCCGAAGCGGGCAGCCGCAACGGTGCCTTCAACCTCGGGCTGCTGCTGGCCCGCGAGGGCAGTGAGCGCGAGGCGGCCCTGTGGTGGAGCCGCGCCGCCAACGACGGCCACGGCCGGGCGGCGCTCCGGCTCGCCCTGCTCGCCGCCCGCCGGGGTGAACTCACCGAGGGGCAGCGCTGGTGCGCCCGCGCGGTCGAGCTGGGCCCCGCCGAGGTCGCGGAGCGCGCCGCCCGCCTCCAGGAGGCGCTGCACCAGGAACTCACGGCGTGA
- a CDS encoding UPF0182 family membrane protein, with amino-acid sequence MPDRGGGPTGPRIRVGRPSRRARTLLLTLGVLAALCMAFVMFAGFWTDWLWYRSVSYSSVFTTTLWTKIGLFLVFGLLMALAVGLNVWLAHRLRPPLSAMSLEQQSLDRYRMGVAPFKKWVLLAVTALVGLISGASASGQWRTWLMYVNGVSFGQKDPQFHLDVSFYAFDLPWYRFLLGFGFAAVVLSLIAAALTHYLYGGLRITSPGARATGAATGHLSVLLGVFVSLKAVAYWLDRYGLAVKSSDFKATDNWTGLRYVDANAYLPAKTILFCIAAICAVLFFATLWRRTWQLPVIGFGLMVLSAILIGGLYPAIVQKFQVQPNEQAKEAPFIQKNIKATRDAYDIDDAQVDDYAGKSTETEGAALRTQADAAASYRVMDPNVVSPAFQQLQQKRNYYQFPATLDVDRYEEDGKEQDTVVGLRELNLAGLPKRNWINDHFTYTHGYGAIAAKGTSTGTNPVGSPDFTESGLPTTGKLGEYEQRIYYGEKTEQYSIVGGPQKELDYEDDGEKTTSYKGDSGVSLASAFNRAAYAVSFSEPQILYSGAIGDGSRILYNRTPKERVEAVAPWLTIDGDAYPAVVDHRIQWIVDAYTTTNGYPYASRTTLGDTTADSLTTNQRAVVAQQNQVNYIRNSVKATVDAYDGTVTLYEWDTEDPVLKTWRKAFPGTVKDKSAIPADLMDHLRYPQDLFKVQRELLTRYHVTNPAQFYSGSDAWQVPDDPTNKEPGSVPPYYLSMKMPDQDQQTFSLTTTFTPRGRPDLGAFMAVDADAASSDYGTIRLLRVTNTVKGPGQVQSELNGNDDVAEFVRNLKGTDSDIEYGNLLTVPLDGGFLYIEPVYTRGGNQNYPLLRKVAASFGSKIVFENSLGEALNAVFDVDSGTTQPTEPTEPTEPTKPNEPTKPPATGDAALKEAIADAQEAYDAGQEALRKPDWTAYAKAQDDLQDALKRAAEAQSGSGGSAAGSGTGSASGSTARSTGTSAEGAADQGS; translated from the coding sequence ATGCCGGACCGCGGCGGAGGCCCGACCGGGCCACGGATCAGAGTCGGCCGCCCGTCCCGGCGTGCCCGTACCCTTCTCTTGACGCTGGGCGTCCTCGCGGCGCTCTGCATGGCGTTCGTCATGTTCGCCGGGTTCTGGACCGACTGGCTCTGGTACCGCTCGGTGTCGTACTCGTCGGTCTTCACCACGACGCTGTGGACCAAGATCGGTCTGTTCCTCGTCTTCGGACTGCTGATGGCCCTCGCCGTCGGCCTCAACGTCTGGCTCGCCCACCGGCTCCGGCCGCCACTGAGCGCGATGTCGCTGGAGCAGCAGAGCCTGGACCGCTACCGCATGGGTGTCGCCCCGTTCAAGAAGTGGGTGCTCCTCGCGGTCACCGCGCTCGTCGGGCTGATCTCCGGGGCCTCCGCGTCGGGCCAGTGGCGCACCTGGCTGATGTACGTCAACGGCGTCTCCTTCGGGCAGAAGGACCCCCAGTTCCACCTGGACGTCTCCTTCTACGCCTTCGACCTGCCGTGGTACCGCTTCCTGCTCGGCTTCGGCTTCGCCGCGGTCGTGCTGTCGCTCATCGCGGCGGCCCTGACGCACTACCTCTACGGCGGTCTGCGGATCACCAGCCCCGGCGCCCGCGCGACCGGCGCGGCCACCGGGCACCTCTCGGTGCTCCTGGGCGTCTTCGTCTCGCTGAAGGCCGTGGCGTACTGGCTCGACCGGTACGGACTGGCCGTGAAGTCGAGTGACTTCAAGGCCACCGACAACTGGACCGGCCTGCGGTACGTCGACGCCAACGCCTATCTGCCGGCGAAGACGATCCTGTTCTGCATCGCCGCGATCTGCGCGGTGCTGTTCTTCGCGACGCTCTGGCGCCGCACCTGGCAGCTCCCGGTGATCGGCTTCGGGCTGATGGTCCTCTCGGCCATCCTGATCGGCGGGCTCTACCCGGCGATCGTCCAGAAGTTCCAGGTCCAGCCGAACGAGCAGGCCAAGGAAGCCCCGTTCATCCAGAAGAACATCAAGGCGACCCGCGACGCGTACGACATCGACGACGCACAGGTCGACGACTACGCCGGCAAGAGTACGGAGACCGAGGGCGCCGCGCTGCGCACCCAGGCCGACGCCGCCGCGAGTTACCGCGTGATGGACCCCAACGTCGTCTCCCCGGCGTTCCAGCAGCTCCAGCAGAAGCGGAACTACTACCAGTTCCCGGCGACGCTGGACGTGGACCGCTACGAGGAGGACGGCAAGGAGCAGGACACCGTCGTCGGCCTGCGCGAGCTCAACCTCGCGGGTCTGCCCAAGCGGAACTGGATCAACGACCACTTCACGTACACCCACGGCTACGGCGCCATCGCGGCCAAGGGCACCAGCACGGGCACCAACCCCGTGGGCTCCCCGGACTTCACCGAGTCCGGACTGCCGACGACGGGCAAGCTCGGCGAGTACGAGCAGCGGATCTACTACGGCGAGAAGACCGAGCAGTACTCCATCGTCGGCGGGCCCCAGAAGGAGCTCGACTACGAGGACGACGGCGAGAAGACCACCAGCTACAAGGGTGACAGCGGGGTCAGCCTCGCCAGCGCCTTCAACCGCGCCGCGTACGCGGTCTCGTTCAGCGAGCCGCAGATCCTCTACTCGGGGGCCATCGGCGACGGCTCGCGGATTCTCTACAACCGCACGCCCAAGGAGCGCGTCGAGGCGGTCGCCCCGTGGCTGACCATCGACGGCGACGCCTACCCGGCGGTCGTCGACCACCGCATCCAGTGGATCGTCGACGCGTACACCACGACGAACGGCTACCCGTACGCGTCCCGTACGACGCTCGGCGACACCACGGCCGACTCGCTGACGACCAACCAGCGCGCGGTCGTCGCCCAGCAGAACCAGGTCAACTACATCCGCAACTCGGTGAAGGCCACCGTCGACGCGTACGACGGCACCGTCACGCTCTACGAGTGGGACACCGAGGACCCGGTCCTCAAGACCTGGCGCAAGGCGTTCCCCGGGACCGTGAAGGACAAGTCCGCCATTCCGGCGGATCTCATGGACCACCTGCGCTACCCGCAGGACCTCTTCAAGGTCCAGCGGGAGCTGCTGACCCGCTACCACGTCACCAACCCCGCGCAGTTCTACAGCGGCAGTGACGCGTGGCAGGTGCCGGACGACCCGACCAACAAGGAACCGGGCTCCGTTCCGCCGTACTACCTCTCCATGAAGATGCCGGACCAGGACCAGCAGACGTTCTCGCTGACCACGACGTTCACGCCGAGAGGCCGTCCCGACCTCGGGGCGTTCATGGCGGTGGACGCCGACGCGGCCAGCTCCGACTACGGCACGATCAGACTCCTCAGAGTCACCAACACGGTGAAGGGGCCCGGGCAGGTACAGAGCGAGCTCAACGGCAACGACGACGTAGCCGAGTTCGTGAGGAACCTCAAGGGCACCGACTCGGACATCGAGTACGGAAACCTCCTCACCGTGCCCCTGGACGGCGGGTTCCTCTACATCGAGCCGGTCTACACGCGCGGTGGCAACCAGAACTACCCGCTGCTGCGCAAGGTGGCCGCCTCGTTCGGGTCGAAGATCGTCTTCGAGAACAGTCTCGGCGAGGCGCTGAACGCGGTCTTCGACGTGGACTCGGGCACGACCCAGCCCACCGAACCCACGGAACCCACCGAACCGACCAAGCCGAACGAGCCGACCAAGCCGCCGGCCACCGGCGACGCGGCGCTCAAGGAGGCCATCGCGGACGCCCAGGAGGCGTACGACGCCGGCCAGGAAGCGCTCCGGAAGCCGGACTGGACGGCCTACGCCAAGGCCCAGGACGACCTCCAGGACGCCCTGAAGCGGGCCGCGGAGGCCCAGTCCGGATCGGGCGGCTCCGCGGCCGGCTCCGGCACGGGCTCCGCTTCCGGCAGCACCGCCCGGTCCACCGGCACCTCGGCCGAAGGGGCCGCCGACCAGGGCAGCTGA
- a CDS encoding PPA1309 family protein, which produces MPNVSSSGPPMAASPLTVAVLEIDEYAAGLGWDRPARLFALVDTTSLRAQEPGLAAQLGLGADGTVPAAYTPVEQEEIPSGKPLDEFLATIAWPDGVAGCALTVERLMLPPSAEASVPEGLSGKKLTAWVAAHPARQEVRMTVAVLRNGKRESAIRLREKDSANEVLTGPALVPGLADALAATFES; this is translated from the coding sequence ATGCCCAACGTTTCTTCCTCAGGCCCTCCGATGGCCGCGAGTCCCCTCACCGTCGCGGTGCTCGAGATCGACGAGTACGCCGCCGGTCTCGGATGGGACCGCCCCGCCCGCCTTTTCGCCCTCGTCGACACCACCAGCCTGCGCGCCCAGGAGCCGGGCCTCGCCGCCCAGCTCGGCCTCGGCGCCGACGGTACGGTGCCCGCCGCCTACACCCCCGTCGAGCAGGAGGAGATCCCCTCCGGCAAGCCGCTGGACGAGTTCCTCGCCACGATCGCCTGGCCGGACGGGGTGGCGGGGTGCGCGCTGACGGTCGAGCGGCTCATGCTGCCGCCGTCCGCCGAGGCCTCCGTACCCGAAGGGCTCAGTGGGAAGAAGCTGACCGCCTGGGTGGCGGCGCACCCGGCGCGGCAGGAGGTCCGGATGACCGTGGCCGTCCTGCGGAACGGCAAGCGCGAGTCCGCGATCCGGCTGCGGGAGAAGGACTCCGCCAACGAGGTCCTCACGGGCCCGGCGCTCGTCCCGGGACTGGCCGACGCGCTGGCCGCGACCTTCGAGTCCTGA
- a CDS encoding YlbL family protein encodes MPRRTATMLASILIFIALICVGVVLPVPYAEMSPGPTFNTLGDADGDPVLQISGRKTYPTSGHLNMTTVRVTGADYNMNLVEAVYGWLAHDSVIVPHDTLYPDGKTEEQSTQENAEEFSQSQESAKVAALKELDIPVTSRVVVSTVVKGGAAEGKLHAGDVIKSVDGTAVKNPADVAELVSKRDAGEDVTFTVVPAERAAAAEKAGKEPEGTQDVTLTTREAEDDGRAIVGIQAGTDHTFPFEIDINLADVGGPSAGLMFSLGIVDKLTPGQLTGGKFVAGTGTIDDDGTVGPIGGINMKLVGARNAGARYFLTPDENCAAAAADIPSGLTLVRVKTIDDAKKSLDKIRTGDTAALPSCSKS; translated from the coding sequence ATGCCACGCCGCACCGCGACGATGCTCGCCTCGATTCTCATCTTCATCGCGCTCATCTGTGTGGGCGTGGTGCTTCCCGTCCCGTACGCGGAGATGTCCCCGGGGCCGACCTTCAACACGCTGGGCGACGCGGACGGCGATCCGGTACTGCAGATCTCCGGTCGCAAGACCTACCCGACGTCGGGGCACCTCAACATGACGACGGTCCGCGTCACCGGTGCGGACTACAACATGAACCTGGTCGAGGCCGTGTACGGCTGGCTGGCCCACGACAGTGTGATCGTGCCGCACGACACCCTCTACCCGGACGGGAAGACCGAGGAGCAGTCCACGCAGGAGAACGCCGAGGAGTTCAGCCAGTCCCAGGAGAGCGCCAAGGTCGCCGCCCTGAAGGAGCTGGACATCCCGGTGACTTCGCGCGTCGTCGTGTCGACCGTCGTGAAGGGCGGGGCGGCCGAGGGCAAGCTCCACGCGGGCGACGTGATCAAGTCCGTGGACGGCACCGCGGTGAAGAACCCGGCGGACGTCGCCGAGCTGGTGAGCAAGCGCGACGCCGGCGAGGACGTGACGTTCACGGTCGTCCCGGCCGAGCGGGCCGCCGCCGCCGAGAAGGCCGGCAAGGAACCCGAGGGCACCCAGGACGTCACCCTCACCACCCGCGAGGCGGAGGACGACGGCCGGGCGATCGTCGGTATCCAGGCGGGAACCGACCACACCTTCCCGTTCGAGATCGACATCAATCTCGCCGACGTCGGCGGCCCGAGTGCCGGGCTGATGTTCTCGCTCGGCATCGTCGACAAGCTCACGCCGGGTCAGCTCACCGGCGGGAAGTTCGTCGCGGGCACCGGCACCATCGACGACGACGGCACGGTCGGCCCGATCGGCGGCATCAACATGAAGCTGGTCGGCGCGCGGAACGCGGGGGCGCGGTACTTCCTCACCCCCGACGAGAACTGCGCCGCCGCCGCGGCCGACATCCCGTCCGGTCTCACCCTGGTCCGGGTCAAGACGATCGACGACGCCAAGAAGTCCCTGGACAAGATCCGCACCGGGGACACCGCCGCGCTGCCGAGCTGCTCGAAGAGCTGA
- a CDS encoding molybdenum cofactor biosynthesis protein MoaE, translated as MASLHDHRGDHPGERAAADPLRLLAIRETPLSLDEVFRAVGDDAAGGISLFVGTVRNHDGGQDVGALGYSCHPSAEDELRRVAEKVVADYPVRALAAVHRVGELDVGDLAVVVAVACPHRAEAFEACRKLIDDLKHEVPIWKHQRFLDGTEEWVGAC; from the coding sequence ATGGCATCCCTTCACGACCACCGCGGCGACCACCCCGGCGAGCGGGCCGCGGCCGACCCGCTCCGGCTCCTCGCGATCCGCGAGACCCCGCTCTCCCTCGACGAGGTCTTCCGGGCGGTGGGGGACGACGCGGCCGGAGGGATCTCGCTCTTCGTCGGCACGGTGCGCAACCACGACGGGGGCCAGGACGTCGGGGCGCTCGGCTACTCCTGCCATCCGTCCGCCGAGGACGAGCTGCGCAGGGTCGCGGAGAAGGTCGTCGCCGACTACCCGGTCCGCGCGCTGGCCGCCGTCCATCGGGTGGGTGAACTCGACGTGGGCGATCTGGCGGTAGTGGTGGCCGTGGCCTGCCCGCACCGGGCGGAGGCGTTCGAGGCCTGCCGGAAGCTGATCGACGACCTCAAGCACGAGGTGCCGATCTGGAAGCACCAGCGCTTCCTGGACGGCACCGAGGAATGGGTCGGCGCCTGCTGA